The following coding sequences lie in one Pseudorca crassidens isolate mPseCra1 chromosome 2, mPseCra1.hap1, whole genome shotgun sequence genomic window:
- the S100A10 gene encoding protein S100-A10: MPSQMEHAMETMMFTFHKFAGDKGYLTKEDLRVLMEKEFPGFLENQKDPLAVDKIMKDLDQCRDGKVGFQSFFSLIAGLTIACNDYFVVHMKQKGKK; encoded by the exons ATGCCCTCCCAAATGGAACACGCCATGGAAACCATGATGTTCACATTTCACAAGTTTGCTGGGGATAAAGGCTACTTAACAAAGGAAGACCTGAGAGTACTCATGGAAAAGGAGTTCCCTGGATTTTTGGAA aatcaaAAAGACCCTCTGGCTGTGGACAAAATAATGAAGGACCTGGACCAGTGCCGAGACGGCAAAGTGGGCTTCCAGAGCTTCTTTTCACTAATCGCTGGGCTCACCATCGCGTGCAATGACTATTTTGTAGTACACATGAAGCAGAAGGGAAAGAAGTAG